The following are encoded in a window of Deinococcus sedimenti genomic DNA:
- a CDS encoding acyl-CoA-binding protein, whose protein sequence is MTTPFEQAQQDVQTLSRKPGNDTLLKLYALYKQGSAGDVSGKRPGGFDFVGGAKYDAWEALKGKTQEEAQAEYVALVQTLKAQG, encoded by the coding sequence ATGACCACTCCCTTTGAGCAGGCCCAGCAGGATGTGCAGACCCTCAGCCGCAAACCCGGTAACGACACCCTCCTGAAGCTGTACGCGCTGTACAAGCAGGGCAGCGCCGGTGACGTCAGCGGCAAGCGCCCCGGCGGGTTCGACTTCGTGGGCGGCGCCAAGTACGACGCCTGGGAAGCCCTGAAAGGCAAGACGCAGGAGGAGGCGCAGGCGGAGTACGTCGCGCTGGTGCAGACACTCAAGGCGCAGGGCTGA